From a single Halobellus ruber genomic region:
- a CDS encoding DUF7543 family protein has protein sequence MEWTRSRESETLVEWTRADGYATVRRRRRPDGEWVVRLDRLHQAPEGRAYRFERVADESEAVALLEAWKTEPGEGSNDG, from the coding sequence ATGGAGTGGACGCGGAGCCGCGAGAGTGAGACGCTCGTCGAGTGGACCCGAGCCGACGGGTATGCGACGGTGCGGCGGCGGCGCCGCCCGGACGGCGAGTGGGTCGTCAGGCTGGATCGGCTCCACCAGGCGCCGGAGGGGAGGGCGTACCGCTTCGAGCGCGTCGCCGACGAGTCCGAGGCGGTGGCGTTGCTCGAGGCGTGGAAGACGGAGCCGGGGGAGGGCTCGAACGATGGATAG
- a CDS encoding GlcG/HbpS family heme-binding protein — translation MVDRVTLDEAKELIAAAEEKANEIDNPMVITVANDEGNLVAQHRMDGAWLASVSISRNKAYTSAALDMPTHELAEPSEPGNSLYGLQTTDEGRIVIFGGGYPLERDGEVVGAIGVSGGAVSQDREVAEAGVDRWEALVDGA, via the coding sequence ATGGTTGACAGAGTCACACTCGACGAGGCGAAAGAACTGATCGCGGCCGCCGAGGAGAAGGCCAACGAGATCGACAACCCGATGGTCATCACGGTGGCCAACGACGAGGGGAACCTGGTCGCACAACACCGGATGGACGGCGCGTGGCTGGCGTCGGTATCGATCTCCCGGAACAAGGCGTACACGTCGGCGGCGCTCGACATGCCGACCCACGAGCTCGCGGAGCCGTCCGAACCGGGGAACTCCCTGTACGGGCTCCAGACCACCGACGAAGGTCGGATCGTGATCTTCGGCGGCGGCTACCCGCTCGAACGCGACGGCGAGGTCGTCGGCGCGATCGGCGTCTCCGGCGGAGCGGTCTCGCAGGACCGCGAGGTCGCCGAGGCGGGCGTCGACCGGTGGGAGGCGCTCGTCGACGGCGCGTAG
- a CDS encoding NAD(P)/FAD-dependent oxidoreductase, producing the protein MKTDADEVVDHRPLIVAGSGIAGLSAAIYAGRSNNDPLVFEGDEPGGQLTLTTEVDNYPGFPEGISGPELIQNMKSQAERFGADIENGIVEDVETGERPFTVTLNNGDVYTADAVIAASGASARTLGIPGEDELMGYGLSTCATCDGAFFRGEDILVVGGGDAAMEEANFLTKFADTVYIAHRREEFRAEDYWIDRVTEKVEDGEIEIMRNTEVTELHGSREAGLDHVTLVSHPEGHPKEKLDDPDTETVEFEAGAVFYAIGHTPNTEYLEGTGVDLDDAGYIRTQGGTGGGQTATDVDGIFGAGDVVDFHYQQASTAGGMGVKAALDADDYLEELERDARAEASGDVAAAESDD; encoded by the coding sequence ATGAAAACGGACGCCGACGAGGTCGTCGACCACCGACCGCTCATCGTCGCCGGTTCGGGGATCGCGGGGCTGTCGGCCGCGATCTACGCCGGGCGCTCGAACAACGATCCCCTGGTTTTCGAGGGTGACGAGCCGGGCGGTCAGCTCACGCTCACCACCGAGGTCGACAACTACCCGGGCTTCCCGGAGGGGATCTCCGGCCCGGAGCTCATCCAGAACATGAAGTCCCAGGCCGAGCGCTTCGGCGCCGACATCGAAAACGGGATCGTCGAAGACGTCGAGACGGGTGAGCGCCCGTTCACCGTGACCCTGAACAACGGCGACGTCTACACCGCCGACGCCGTCATCGCGGCCTCGGGTGCCTCGGCGCGGACGCTCGGGATCCCCGGCGAGGACGAACTGATGGGGTACGGCCTCTCGACGTGTGCGACCTGCGACGGCGCCTTTTTCCGCGGGGAGGACATCCTCGTCGTCGGCGGCGGCGACGCCGCGATGGAGGAGGCGAACTTCCTCACCAAGTTCGCAGACACCGTCTACATCGCCCACCGCCGCGAGGAGTTCCGCGCGGAGGACTACTGGATCGACCGCGTGACGGAGAAGGTCGAGGACGGCGAGATCGAGATCATGCGCAACACCGAGGTGACCGAACTCCACGGCAGCAGGGAGGCGGGCCTCGACCACGTGACGCTTGTCTCTCACCCCGAGGGCCACCCCAAGGAGAAGCTCGACGACCCCGACACCGAGACCGTCGAGTTCGAGGCCGGCGCGGTGTTCTACGCCATCGGCCACACCCCGAACACCGAGTACCTGGAGGGGACCGGCGTCGACCTCGACGACGCGGGGTACATCCGGACGCAGGGCGGCACCGGCGGCGGGCAGACCGCCACCGACGTCGACGGCATCTTCGGCGCCGGCGACGTGGTCGACTTCCACTACCAGCAGGCCTCGACCGCCGGCGGGATGGGCGTGAAGGCCGCCCTCGACGCCGACGACTACCTCGAAGAGTTGGAGCGCGACGCGCGGGCCGAAGCGAGTGGCGACGTGGCGGCCGCCGAGAGCGACGACTAA
- a CDS encoding MATE family efflux transporter, which yields MKTVSRLRRTGSALARSLANAGVIEEPRLHATVDLAWPRIVTGFAIMSKRTVDLALVGIVLGPAAVAGLTLANAFWTVAKFLAIGLAGGTVSLVSQNYGGDDVGRASTVVRLSVLLAVVVGVPAATVLGVAAEPLVGLLGEDPASIGYGATYLAVVAPGLLFEYLNLIASRTYAGVSDTVTPMVVRAGGAVANIALSAGFVLGLDMGVAGAALGTTLATALVTVVFAWGMMGRNYVRGRGASPVPLTRSGPWMDADLLRQIGSVSAPLVARRAAQGLVVFPLLAIAATFGPVAVAAIGVGRQVRALLGSFSWGFSIAASTLVGQELGGGAEGEAEAYGWGIVRLSALVYVIAAAVVVAFGDPIAGIFVDDPANRELSAQFVRVAAVSVVALGIDGSVTGALRGAGDTRVPFVAALSGLYLAAVPLAWLGTVVPALGIGGLLLALLAETAVPMVVNLRRFRSNRWKAISRDYRPNVGD from the coding sequence ATGAAAACTGTGTCACGGCTCCGCCGAACCGGGTCGGCACTCGCCCGGAGCCTCGCGAACGCAGGCGTCATCGAGGAGCCGCGGCTCCACGCGACGGTCGATCTGGCGTGGCCGCGGATCGTCACCGGCTTCGCGATCATGTCCAAGCGGACGGTCGACCTGGCGCTCGTCGGCATCGTACTCGGTCCGGCGGCCGTCGCGGGGCTGACGCTCGCGAACGCCTTCTGGACGGTCGCGAAGTTCCTCGCGATCGGACTGGCCGGCGGCACGGTCTCGCTGGTCTCGCAGAACTACGGCGGCGACGACGTCGGCCGCGCGTCCACGGTCGTCCGGCTGAGCGTGCTGCTCGCGGTCGTGGTCGGGGTTCCGGCGGCGACGGTCCTCGGCGTCGCCGCCGAACCGCTGGTGGGGCTCCTCGGCGAGGACCCCGCGAGCATCGGCTACGGCGCGACGTACCTCGCCGTCGTGGCGCCCGGGCTACTGTTCGAGTATCTGAACCTGATCGCCAGTCGCACGTACGCGGGCGTGAGCGACACCGTGACGCCGATGGTGGTCCGGGCCGGCGGCGCGGTCGCCAACATCGCGCTGTCGGCGGGGTTCGTTTTAGGGCTGGATATGGGCGTCGCGGGCGCGGCGCTCGGGACGACGCTCGCGACCGCCCTGGTGACTGTCGTGTTCGCGTGGGGGATGATGGGCCGGAACTACGTCCGCGGCCGGGGGGCCAGTCCCGTCCCCCTCACCCGATCCGGCCCCTGGATGGACGCCGACCTCCTCCGGCAGATCGGGTCGGTTTCGGCCCCACTCGTCGCCCGCCGGGCCGCACAGGGGCTCGTGGTGTTTCCCCTGCTGGCGATCGCCGCGACGTTCGGTCCGGTGGCCGTGGCCGCCATCGGCGTCGGGCGCCAGGTCCGGGCGCTGCTCGGGAGCTTCTCGTGGGGCTTTTCGATCGCCGCCTCGACGCTCGTGGGCCAGGAGCTCGGCGGGGGCGCGGAGGGCGAAGCCGAGGCCTACGGCTGGGGGATCGTCCGGCTGTCGGCGCTGGTGTACGTGATCGCGGCGGCGGTGGTCGTGGCGTTCGGCGACCCGATCGCGGGGATCTTCGTCGACGACCCGGCCAACCGGGAGCTGTCGGCGCAGTTCGTCCGGGTCGCGGCGGTGAGCGTCGTCGCGCTCGGGATCGACGGGTCTGTCACCGGCGCGCTCCGGGGCGCGGGTGATACGCGGGTGCCGTTCGTCGCCGCGCTGTCGGGGCTGTACCTCGCCGCGGTGCCGCTCGCGTGGCTCGGCACCGTCGTGCCCGCCCTCGGGATCGGCGGGCTGTTGCTCGCGCTGCTCGCGGAGACGGCGGTGCCGATGGTGGTGAACCTCCGGCGGTTCCGGTCGAACCGCTGGAAGGCTATCAGCCGGGACTACCGGCCGAACGTGGGCGATTGA
- a CDS encoding branched-chain amino acid ABC transporter permease, translating to MVALGAIGLSMVYSIAEVPNFAHGDLLTLGAYMALLINKPGNVPLLDVLTTGGQSPTTGGLVVLFALGILSTLGTIYMLGGVDALLGSFWPIDVPRPAALVVHVGLGAVVGAIAALGLPSIIAGMLFSGVVVAALGPLQERYVFGKFRAKDISLAMMLVVSLAMSFVLRFTVQAIFGSTTRSYSLQPELELFGSSVNMVVVKFFDLYFTGGGFLMRISDPVSEAVLFNGFYSWVSFLLMLVAAVAVGYAGYRFRRGTRAILGPYLLGSIVGLIAFAAVGIVAGTPASVPRSPIYGTRVKLSVLNAFIIVLALAMMGLLHTLLRATKLGKAMRATSDNRDLAEIRGIDVGQVTMGVWVLAGLYAGIGGATLGVLFGTLKITMGFFILLPMFAAVIVGGITIYGALVGSYIVGLAMEIGIFALPLGATYRTPMAFVVLILVLLIKPEGITG from the coding sequence ATGGTCGCGCTCGGCGCGATCGGGCTTTCGATGGTCTACAGCATCGCTGAAGTCCCGAACTTCGCCCACGGCGACCTGCTCACCCTGGGCGCGTATATGGCCCTGTTGATAAACAAACCCGGAAACGTCCCCCTCCTCGACGTGCTGACCACGGGCGGACAGTCGCCGACGACAGGTGGACTGGTCGTCCTCTTCGCGCTCGGGATCCTCTCGACGCTCGGGACAATCTACATGCTCGGTGGCGTCGACGCGTTGCTGGGGTCGTTCTGGCCGATCGACGTGCCCCGGCCTGCCGCGCTCGTGGTCCACGTCGGCCTCGGGGCGGTCGTCGGCGCCATCGCCGCGCTCGGGCTCCCGTCGATCATCGCGGGGATGCTGTTCTCGGGCGTGGTCGTCGCCGCCCTCGGGCCGCTGCAGGAACGGTACGTCTTCGGGAAGTTCCGCGCGAAGGACATCTCGCTGGCGATGATGCTCGTGGTGTCGCTGGCGATGTCGTTCGTGCTCCGGTTCACCGTCCAGGCGATCTTCGGCAGCACCACCCGCAGCTACTCGCTGCAGCCGGAACTGGAGCTCTTCGGTAGCTCGGTGAACATGGTCGTCGTGAAGTTCTTCGACCTGTACTTCACCGGGGGTGGGTTCCTGATGCGCATCAGCGACCCGGTCAGTGAAGCGGTGCTTTTCAACGGGTTCTACTCGTGGGTGAGCTTCCTCCTGATGCTGGTCGCGGCCGTCGCCGTCGGCTACGCCGGCTACCGGTTCCGGCGGGGCACGCGGGCGATCCTCGGGCCGTACCTGCTCGGGTCGATCGTCGGCCTGATCGCGTTCGCGGCCGTCGGGATCGTGGCGGGGACGCCCGCCTCGGTCCCCCGGAGTCCGATCTACGGTACCCGGGTCAAGCTCTCGGTGCTCAACGCCTTCATCATCGTGCTGGCGCTCGCGATGATGGGGCTGCTTCACACGCTGCTGCGCGCGACGAAGCTCGGCAAGGCGATGCGGGCGACCAGCGACAACCGCGATCTCGCGGAGATCCGCGGCATCGACGTCGGGCAGGTGACGATGGGCGTCTGGGTGCTCGCCGGGCTGTACGCGGGGATCGGCGGCGCCACGCTCGGCGTCCTGTTCGGAACGCTCAAGATAACGATGGGATTTTTCATCCTGTTACCGATGTTCGCCGCAGTCATCGTCGGCGGCATCACGATATACGGCGCATTGGTCGGCAGCTACATCGTCGGGCTGGCGATGGAAATCGGGATCTTCGCGCTGCCGTTGGGCGCGACGTACCGCACCCCGATGGCGTTCGTGGTGCTGATACTGGTCCTGCTTATCAAACCAGAGGGGATCACGGGGTGA
- a CDS encoding ABC transporter permease subunit: MATADILVSLVVLAMFYSILALGMNIKYGHTGLLDFGHVGFYLIGAYTAALLVIPGDVGGPDTVYLFGLDLPWVVGVLAAMVVAGIVGAFVALPTLRLREDYLAITVLGIATIFQRIVQAETWLANGPDALRGITPPIIGRFPVDGQSIGGLVIIALICGTVWTLTTLGLGRIREILEAADRSVVGGGTDTLYAVGLLGTERLLGTERTGASPDGGVAESEAVGFEATTQFRMAALAGAIVAVATAVVVAINTRVGLLAVGTVVSVYTWLVLLAGINSYTNFDGIDYVATLALGTGFMLALAPMFYLDSVTVWVPLTLAAFAAVIGTTVYLRRNWSRFSARPFRYGLFTGVWFGIIWYYPIQVLTPLLNGNLMSAATTVFNNVVWILSFSGQTPRIGYSRFTLFLFGVILLASLYLMELVVESPFGRVLRAVRNDERVVNSLGKDPFLFKIQSMALGSALGGLAGALAAMYFQVLVFTMFAPRVTFIALLIMFLGGVGNNRAMIVGAFLFWAFQTATTQLAGFVATDLRTNFQAFRFVLMGVLFLLILYYRPQGLMGERSRTEVSDQ, translated from the coding sequence ATGGCGACCGCTGACATCCTCGTGTCCCTGGTCGTGCTCGCGATGTTCTACTCGATCCTGGCGCTCGGGATGAACATCAAGTACGGACACACCGGGCTGCTCGACTTCGGTCACGTCGGGTTCTATCTGATCGGCGCGTACACGGCCGCTCTCCTGGTGATACCCGGTGACGTGGGCGGCCCCGACACGGTGTACCTCTTCGGGCTGGACCTCCCGTGGGTGGTCGGCGTCCTGGCGGCGATGGTCGTCGCGGGCATCGTCGGGGCGTTCGTCGCGTTGCCGACGCTTCGGCTCCGGGAGGACTACCTCGCGATCACGGTGTTGGGAATCGCAACCATCTTCCAGCGGATCGTCCAAGCGGAGACGTGGCTCGCCAACGGGCCCGATGCGCTCCGCGGCATCACCCCGCCGATCATCGGCCGGTTCCCGGTCGACGGCCAGTCCATCGGGGGACTCGTCATCATCGCGCTCATCTGCGGGACGGTCTGGACGCTGACGACGCTGGGGCTCGGGCGGATCCGGGAGATCCTCGAAGCGGCCGATCGGTCGGTCGTCGGCGGGGGGACCGACACGCTGTACGCCGTCGGCCTGCTCGGAACCGAACGCCTGCTCGGAACCGAGCGGACGGGCGCCTCGCCCGACGGGGGCGTCGCGGAGTCGGAGGCCGTCGGCTTTGAGGCGACGACGCAGTTCCGGATGGCCGCCCTGGCCGGCGCCATCGTCGCCGTCGCCACCGCCGTCGTGGTCGCGATCAACACCCGCGTGGGCCTCCTGGCCGTCGGGACCGTCGTGTCCGTGTACACCTGGCTCGTCCTGCTTGCGGGCATCAACAGCTACACGAACTTCGACGGGATCGACTACGTCGCGACCCTCGCGCTGGGAACCGGCTTTATGCTGGCGCTGGCGCCGATGTTCTACCTCGACTCCGTCACGGTCTGGGTGCCGCTGACGCTGGCCGCGTTCGCGGCCGTCATCGGCACGACGGTGTATCTCCGCCGGAACTGGTCGCGGTTCTCCGCGCGGCCGTTCAGATACGGCCTGTTCACCGGCGTCTGGTTCGGCATCATCTGGTACTACCCGATCCAGGTGCTCACACCGCTGCTCAACGGGAACCTGATGAGCGCCGCGACCACGGTGTTCAACAACGTGGTCTGGATCCTGTCGTTCTCCGGACAGACGCCGCGGATCGGCTACTCGCGGTTCACGCTGTTCCTGTTCGGCGTCATCCTCCTTGCCTCGCTGTACCTGATGGAACTGGTCGTCGAGTCCCCGTTCGGTCGCGTCCTCCGGGCGGTTCGCAACGACGAACGCGTCGTCAACTCCCTGGGGAAGGACCCGTTCCTGTTCAAGATCCAGAGTATGGCGCTGGGGTCGGCGCTCGGCGGCCTCGCGGGCGCGCTGGCGGCGATGTACTTCCAGGTGCTCGTGTTCACGATGTTCGCCCCGCGCGTGACGTTCATCGCGCTTTTGATCATGTTCCTCGGCGGCGTCGGCAACAACCGGGCGATGATCGTCGGCGCGTTCCTCTTCTGGGCGTTCCAGACGGCGACGACCCAACTGGCCGGGTTCGTCGCGACCGACCTCCGGACGAACTTCCAGGCGTTCCGGTTCGTCCTGATGGGCGTCCTGTTCCTGTTGATCCTCTACTACCGGCCGCAGGGACTGATGGGCGAGCGGTCACGAACGGAGGTGAGCGACCAGTGA
- a CDS encoding DUF7545 family protein, with protein MVATETYTIEAPNGDAEEIELPEGLADVFTEQGESTTAVVGDLLVQSFAQQAHAVVHHSQGDTPADLESLNEKMEELFEERFGMSLDEAMGHSH; from the coding sequence ATGGTTGCAACTGAAACCTACACGATCGAAGCGCCGAACGGCGACGCCGAGGAGATCGAGCTTCCCGAAGGTCTCGCCGACGTGTTCACCGAACAGGGCGAGTCCACGACAGCGGTCGTCGGGGACCTCCTCGTCCAGTCGTTCGCCCAGCAGGCCCACGCGGTCGTCCACCACAGCCAGGGCGACACGCCCGCGGACCTGGAATCGCTGAACGAGAAGATGGAGGAGCTCTTCGAGGAGCGGTTCGGGATGTCCCTCGACGAGGCGATGGGCCACAGCCACTGA
- a CDS encoding DHH family phosphoesterase: MQRRLVLGLCGSLGGVIDRLAVRTGNLTVVSPEQPPIDTGRPNVTHRRGHPDDASEYPDRADLVFVAGEDAETNAAAARAAREAYPDAHLVVYAGLAADAATEARIAAVADRVIDADRILTNRVAELTTGTGAERLTRLYATLRRIDGRLAVVMHENPDPDAIASALGLVRVADCVGLDADACYFGEISHQENRAMVNLLDLDLVVLGADDPLRGYDGVALVDHSRPGVNDRLPEDTTVDIVVDHHPPRAPVEARFVDLRHDIGATSTLVADYLSRADVAPGESLATALLFGIRIDTDDFAREVSTADFEAAAWLVSRADLSVLKRVESPSMTPEVVETLSRAIRNRDVRGDALASNVGAVRDRDALAQAADRLVTMNGIRIAVVYGFKDGMIYVSGRARGTDVDLGETLRDALDSIGSAGGHADMAGAQVPLGILDDADEDSEDELTEVVTDVVAGRLFETLEDATTLLGPDRDTDWAFEFPFEGFEGGRER; this comes from the coding sequence ATGCAACGCCGGCTGGTTCTCGGGCTCTGTGGATCCCTCGGCGGCGTGATCGACCGCCTCGCGGTCCGCACCGGCAATCTGACGGTCGTTTCCCCGGAGCAGCCCCCGATCGACACCGGTCGACCGAACGTGACACACAGGCGGGGCCACCCGGACGACGCCTCTGAGTACCCCGACCGTGCGGACCTCGTCTTCGTCGCGGGCGAGGACGCGGAAACGAACGCCGCGGCCGCCAGGGCTGCACGCGAGGCGTACCCCGACGCCCACCTGGTCGTGTACGCCGGCCTCGCTGCCGACGCGGCGACGGAAGCGCGGATCGCGGCGGTCGCCGACCGCGTGATCGACGCCGACCGGATCCTCACGAACCGGGTAGCGGAACTCACGACCGGCACCGGCGCCGAGCGCCTCACGCGGCTCTATGCGACGCTCCGGCGGATCGACGGTCGGCTCGCGGTCGTGATGCACGAAAACCCCGATCCCGACGCGATCGCCAGCGCCCTCGGGCTGGTCCGGGTCGCGGACTGCGTCGGCCTCGACGCCGACGCGTGTTACTTCGGCGAGATCTCCCACCAGGAGAACCGCGCGATGGTGAACCTCCTGGATCTCGATCTCGTGGTACTCGGTGCCGACGACCCGCTCCGGGGGTACGACGGCGTCGCGTTAGTCGACCACTCCCGGCCGGGCGTCAACGACCGGCTCCCGGAGGATACCACAGTCGACATCGTGGTCGACCACCACCCGCCGCGGGCCCCCGTCGAGGCGCGCTTCGTCGACCTCCGTCACGACATCGGCGCGACGAGCACGCTGGTGGCGGACTACCTCTCCCGGGCGGATGTCGCCCCCGGGGAGTCGCTCGCGACCGCCCTGTTGTTCGGGATCCGGATCGATACTGACGACTTCGCGCGTGAGGTCTCGACGGCCGACTTCGAGGCCGCCGCCTGGCTGGTGTCCCGCGCCGACCTCTCCGTTCTGAAGCGCGTCGAATCGCCGAGCATGACCCCCGAAGTCGTTGAAACGCTGTCGCGGGCGATCCGCAACCGCGACGTCCGCGGCGACGCCCTGGCGTCGAACGTCGGTGCGGTCCGCGACCGCGACGCCCTCGCGCAGGCCGCCGACCGGCTGGTGACCATGAACGGGATCCGGATCGCGGTCGTCTACGGGTTCAAAGACGGGATGATCTACGTCTCCGGCCGCGCCCGTGGTACGGACGTCGACCTCGGGGAGACCCTCCGGGACGCGCTCGATTCGATCGGTAGCGCCGGCGGACACGCGGATATGGCGGGCGCACAGGTCCCGCTCGGGATCCTCGACGACGCCGACGAGGACTCCGAGGACGAGTTGACCGAGGTGGTCACCGACGTCGTCGCCGGCCGGCTCTTCGAGACGCTCGAGGACGCGACGACGCTGCTGGGTCCCGACCGCGACACCGACTGGGCCTTCGAGTTCCCCTTCGAGGGGTTCGAGGGGGGCCGGGAGCGGTGA
- a CDS encoding ZIP family metal transporter: MVDLWALGFVFLAGLLTALATGIGAVPFLIFSEVSDRWNVALWGVASGIMLSASVFGLVFEALGPSVRVSSQGVSVTSVPQRVWLLLVGGLLAGAVVVFVAHDIIEATDVDPGEYAEADFRRLVLILGVLTVHSFPEGVAVGVSFADLGIAGGTEVFGVAVPLLAVFMTVAISIHNVPEGVAISIPLRSMGVPDWKLVQWSVFSSLPQPIGAVLAFYFVRVARELLPAGFGFAAGAMIYLVITEFLPEAREIGSTLPNGGRRELVGGFTAGVVAMVPLLLV; the protein is encoded by the coding sequence ATGGTGGACCTCTGGGCCCTCGGGTTCGTTTTCCTCGCGGGACTTCTCACCGCGTTGGCGACGGGGATCGGCGCCGTCCCCTTTCTCATCTTCTCGGAGGTGAGCGACCGCTGGAACGTCGCGCTCTGGGGGGTCGCCTCCGGGATTATGCTCTCGGCGTCGGTGTTCGGGCTGGTGTTCGAGGCGCTCGGCCCGTCCGTTCGCGTGTCCTCGCAGGGGGTTTCGGTTACGAGCGTCCCACAGCGGGTGTGGCTCCTCCTCGTGGGTGGACTGCTCGCGGGCGCCGTCGTCGTCTTCGTCGCCCACGACATCATCGAGGCTACGGACGTCGACCCCGGCGAGTACGCCGAGGCGGACTTCAGGCGGTTGGTGCTCATCCTGGGCGTGCTCACCGTCCACTCCTTCCCGGAGGGGGTCGCCGTCGGGGTGTCGTTCGCCGACCTCGGGATCGCGGGCGGAACCGAGGTGTTCGGGGTCGCGGTACCGCTTCTGGCGGTGTTTATGACGGTCGCCATTTCGATCCACAACGTCCCCGAAGGGGTCGCGATCTCGATCCCGCTCCGGTCGATGGGCGTCCCCGACTGGAAACTCGTCCAGTGGTCGGTGTTCTCCAGCCTCCCGCAACCCATCGGGGCGGTCCTGGCGTTTTACTTCGTGCGTGTCGCCCGGGAGCTTCTGCCTGCAGGGTTCGGGTTCGCCGCGGGGGCGATGATCTACCTAGTGATCACGGAGTTCCTTCCGGAGGCCCGCGAGATCGGCTCGACCCTCCCGAACGGCGGGCGGCGGGAGCTTGTCGGCGGGTTCACCGCGGGCGTCGTGGCGATGGTACCGTTGCTCCTCGTGTAG
- a CDS encoding CBS domain-containing protein, producing the protein MTERPKVSEYMTREVQTVSPTDTVADVARRIKENEGHNGFPVSEGRKVQGFVTASDLLLVGDDDPIFTIMAEDIVVGHPAMDVIDAARVILRSGIQKLPVVDDADNLVGIISNTDVVRSQIERATPEKVGKLMRTLEQIHDTSLHQEHRRVALADLTPTQGRVYADELEGRQYELERGLAEPLVVIDNAGELVLADGHHRVMAATQLGIDEMDASTIVVDERVDLGMQRTAEKEGLESIDDIEIVDYGRHPLIETTERLQE; encoded by the coding sequence ATGACCGAGAGGCCGAAGGTCTCGGAGTATATGACCCGCGAGGTTCAGACCGTCTCGCCGACGGACACCGTCGCCGACGTTGCGCGTCGGATCAAGGAGAACGAGGGCCACAACGGGTTCCCCGTCTCGGAGGGCCGGAAGGTCCAGGGGTTCGTGACCGCAAGCGACCTGCTGCTCGTCGGCGACGACGACCCCATCTTCACGATAATGGCCGAGGACATCGTCGTCGGTCACCCCGCGATGGACGTGATCGACGCCGCCCGCGTGATCCTGCGGTCGGGGATCCAGAAGCTGCCCGTCGTCGACGACGCCGACAACCTGGTCGGTATCATCTCCAACACCGACGTGGTCCGCTCGCAGATCGAGCGTGCGACCCCCGAGAAGGTGGGGAAGCTGATGCGGACCCTCGAACAGATCCACGACACGTCGCTCCATCAGGAACATCGCCGCGTCGCCCTGGCGGATCTGACCCCCACGCAGGGGCGGGTGTACGCCGACGAACTCGAAGGCAGACAGTACGAACTCGAACGCGGGCTGGCCGAGCCGCTCGTCGTCATCGACAACGCGGGCGAACTGGTCCTGGCCGACGGCCACCACCGCGTGATGGCGGCCACGCAGCTCGGCATCGACGAGATGGACGCCTCCACCATCGTCGTCGACGAGCGGGTCGACCTCGGGATGCAACGGACCGCCGAAAAGGAGGGCCTGGAATCGATCGACGACATCGAGATCGTCGACTACGGCCGACACCCGCTGATCGAGACGACAGAGCGGCTCCAGGAGTGA
- a CDS encoding YbaK/EbsC family protein, with amino-acid sequence MDGTAEEFRRRATDRYGIDPDVETFPEGTETAADAAAAVGCDVAQIASSLVFDADGDLVVVVTSGANRVSEPRLADHVGADGVSMAAPGRVRDVVGWAVGGVPPICHDADLPVYLDSSLLDHDTVWAAAGAPTAVFPIAPAELAELADADAIAVSE; translated from the coding sequence ATGGACGGAACTGCCGAGGAGTTCCGCAGGCGGGCGACGGATCGGTACGGTATCGACCCCGACGTGGAGACGTTTCCGGAGGGGACCGAAACCGCGGCGGACGCGGCGGCCGCCGTCGGCTGTGACGTCGCACAGATCGCGAGCAGCCTCGTCTTCGACGCCGATGGCGACCTCGTGGTGGTCGTGACAAGCGGTGCGAACCGCGTGTCGGAGCCGCGGTTGGCCGATCACGTCGGGGCCGACGGGGTGTCGATGGCCGCCCCGGGCCGGGTGAGAGACGTCGTCGGGTGGGCGGTCGGCGGGGTGCCGCCGATCTGCCACGACGCGGACCTGCCGGTCTACCTCGATTCGTCGCTGCTCGATCACGACACCGTGTGGGCGGCCGCCGGCGCACCGACCGCGGTGTTCCCGATCGCCCCGGCGGAACTCGCAGAACTGGCCGACGCCGACGCGATCGCGGTCTCGGAGTAG